The following DNA comes from Mucilaginibacter jinjuensis.
CGGCAACAGGGAGCCGAAATTACCGGCAGAACCCGGGTCATACATATTATGATCAAATTAAGGTTGATTAAACTATAAGTTTATATGTTCCTAAAGAGATGGCCAGTCGATGTCAGGACTGGTCTACTCGAGCATAAAACGTTCAACACTCCTTTAGAGAGTGATAAACTTATTGGTTACTTTAATTAGCATTTCAAGATTATTTCTGTTGATTATCGTAACGAAACATTCTGTGGTAGTTTTATTCTTTATCGGCAGTTGGCCCAGACTGGATGGCAGTCCAAGGTTATAAATCCATCTGAAATATCACAAATGCAAACAGTAGAGTCGAAAGAATGAAAGGTGGGGTAAGAGAGAGTGAGATTATGTAATTTAAGCGGGGACTGCTATTACCAACAACGAGTTCATCAATGCTGGTATTCCTGTTTTTTTTACAGCCTTTTATGCAAGCTAAAACGTCGCTCACAATTATGATACCGTAATATACATGTTTTGCAAATGTTTTAAGATTTTATGTCTCGAATAGATAGCTGTAAACAATGATTAGCTTGTGGAAGCTTCTACTATCTAAATGTGATGTACAAAAAAATAATTATTCCTTCTGGGCATTCAACAAAATTTCAACTTTTTCACGTTCGGTTTTGAGCAGATTTTCGTATAGCTCAATAATCTTTTCAACTGGATTATTTACGTTTTCTACGAACGTGTAAATAGAGTTAGTTGTAACGTTACACCCTTCATTGAAATTAGTACTTATATTAAATACCTTGTCTTCATTGAAATTGGCCAAACCTTCTTTAGTAACGCCTAGCACAGTTGCAATTTGTTCCAATCGATGATCGTCAATTGACTCGCTTTGTTCTAATTTAGAAACGGCTTGTTTAGAAATATTTAAGCCAGAGCCCAAATCATCTTGAGTCATGCCTCTAAGTTTTCGAACTCGCTCTATTTTTTTTCCTATATGTAATGGTTTATTAAATGTAGATGATTCCATAATTTCAATTATGATTCGTTTGTTTTACCGTTAAGCAGTTCCAACTTCTCTCGCTCACTAGTTAGAAGTCTTTCATACAACTCAGTTATTTTCTCAAGTGGATTGAATTGTTGGGCTACAAAATTACTTGAAGCATTATCTTTTATTTCAATATCATGTATATCGTAGTAATTATTAATGTTGTAAGTGATTTTTTCATCATCAAAGTTTTTGATGGCTTCTGGAGTAACTCCCAAAATTTCTGCAATTTGCTTTAGCAGTTCATCTCCAATTTCCTCTTCCTGTTCGATTTTTGATACCTGAGATTGAGATATTCCAAGCCTGTTAGCCATGTATTCCTGTTTAATGCCCCTAAAGTTTCTAATACGTTCAACCTTTTGCCCCATCGACAACCGCTGCTTCGAGAATTGCTGTTCTTCCATCAGATATAATTATGTTTTAAAGTTATAAAAATCAACTGAGATATGATAATAATCAACTATACAATTTTCTCACTTATGATAAAATTGAGTTATTTCGGTTATTAAATATGTGCAAGATAATCAATAGGAGACATCATCATCAAAAAGTTTTTGAGCGCCTTTTTGCGGAAGATTATTTCAGGCATAATTACCAATTTAATATATCAGGAATCATTTTTTTAGCTGTCAGGAAAGTTTTGGGTGTGGCCTATGTCATTCGCCAGATCATTCGTTATCCATTACAAGATCCAATCAAGAATATAATATGCCATCCTGAATGAAAAAGGTGGACGGCAGTTGATGTCAGTTAATAGTTAATTTGCCAGTAAAGTTTTGTCGGCTGCCGTCACCTTTTTTGATTAACCTAATAAACGTTTCAGTATTCCCCTAATCAATGAAAAAATTAACGACTAAAATCGTCATGGGCTTGCTATGCCCAACAAAAAAGAAAATGCTTACAGCAATTATGCTTGGATTAATTGCTAATGTGTCAATGCTTTTTGCGCAGCAGAAAACGTTAATAAGCATTCACGGGACAGTGGTATCAGGTTTAACATCAGAAGCTCTTGTGAAAGCTACAGTAAAAAATAACAACAATAACATACAAACGGTCACTAATTCGTACGGCCAGTTTCAACTCAATTCTACAGACACAACAGGAAGTATTACAATTACTTATGTTGGATATCGTTCTGTAACAGTTACTTATAGTACTTCGCATCCTGGCCCATTCAAAATTGCTTTAATTCCTGAAGAAAATACTTTGAAAGAAGTGGTTGTATCCACTGGTTATCAAATACTTCCTAAAGAAAGGGTTACAGGATCTTTTGCACAAGTAAATAACGAACTGTTTGATCGCAGAGTTAGTACAGATATATTAAGTCGTTTGGAAGGGGTAACTTCCGGCTTACTATTTAATCGAAATACCGGCAGCGGAGCAAATGGACAGCCTGATATTAGTATCCGGGGAACTAATACCTTGTTTACTAATAGTCAACCATTAATTGTCATCGACAATTTTCCGTATGATGGGGATATCAATAATATCAATCCTAACGATATCGAAAATATAACTGTTCTAAAGGATGCATCTGCCGCGAGTATCTGGGGCGTTCGGTCGGGTAACGGAGTGATCGTAATCAATACTAAAAAGGGGAAAAAGAACCAACAGTTATCAGCGGAATTAAACGCAAATATTACAGTAGGCAACAAACCTGACTTATATTACGGTCCGTTTAATATTCGTTCTACAGATTTTATAAATATCGAGCAAACTCTATTTAATCAAGGGTATTATGACGGAAATTTAAGCACAGGTTATACTGCAGTTACTCCCGTTGTACAGATTTTAGCGGATCAACGCGCAGGGAAGATCTCAGCTGGCGCAGCCTTGTCACAAATTGGTGCTCTAAGAAATATTGACGTCCGCGATCAGGAGTTTAAATATTTTTATAGAAAATCTGTCAATCAGCAATATTCCCTCAATCTCCACGGGGGAAATACCAATAGCGACTATTTGTTTTCACTGGGCGATGATCAGGAAGTAAGTTATTATCAGGGGAATAGCAGCGGACGAATTACTCTTAATTCTTTATATAATTTCTACCCCGTTAAAAATCTTCAAATTTCAGCCGGTGTTAATTATGCTAAGTCTCGTATCCAAAATAATAATCCAATTTCTATCAACGGCGGTATTTCCGCGGCTGGTCATCCAATTTATCCATATGCCCAATTGGTTGATGCAGCTGGTAACGCACTTGCTATTGAAAAGGATTATAGTTCAAATTATACACATTTTGTAAATAGTAACTTTTTGAATTGGGATTATAAACCCTTGGACGAGTTAAATAGTGCCGATAATGTCAATAATTCAATTGATGACCGGATCAATTTGGGGATTCAATATAACTTTTTGAAACATTTTACGGGCAGCCTTAAATATCAATATGAACACGCCAGTTCGGAAACGAAAAATTATTATAGTGAGGCCACATATTATACCAGAAATTTAATTAACCAATTTACTCAAATTAATGCTGATGGTACCGTAACCACCCCAATACCTAATGGTGGCATTCTTCAGCAAATTAATGGGTATTTACTATCGCAA
Coding sequences within:
- a CDS encoding helix-turn-helix domain-containing protein yields the protein MESSTFNKPLHIGKKIERVRKLRGMTQDDLGSGLNISKQAVSKLEQSESIDDHRLEQIATVLGVTKEGLANFNEDKVFNISTNFNEGCNVTTNSIYTFVENVNNPVEKIIELYENLLKTEREKVEILLNAQKE
- a CDS encoding helix-turn-helix domain-containing protein; its protein translation is MEEQQFSKQRLSMGQKVERIRNFRGIKQEYMANRLGISQSQVSKIEQEEEIGDELLKQIAEILGVTPEAIKNFDDEKITYNINNYYDIHDIEIKDNASSNFVAQQFNPLEKITELYERLLTSEREKLELLNGKTNES
- a CDS encoding SusC/RagA family TonB-linked outer membrane protein, whose product is MKKLTTKIVMGLLCPTKKKMLTAIMLGLIANVSMLFAQQKTLISIHGTVVSGLTSEALVKATVKNNNNNIQTVTNSYGQFQLNSTDTTGSITITYVGYRSVTVTYSTSHPGPFKIALIPEENTLKEVVVSTGYQILPKERVTGSFAQVNNELFDRRVSTDILSRLEGVTSGLLFNRNTGSGANGQPDISIRGTNTLFTNSQPLIVIDNFPYDGDINNINPNDIENITVLKDASAASIWGVRSGNGVIVINTKKGKKNQQLSAELNANITVGNKPDLYYGPFNIRSTDFINIEQTLFNQGYYDGNLSTGYTAVTPVVQILADQRAGKISAGAALSQIGALRNIDVRDQEFKYFYRKSVNQQYSLNLHGGNTNSDYLFSLGDDQEVSYYQGNSSGRITLNSLYNFYPVKNLQISAGVNYAKSRIQNNNPISINGGISAAGHPIYPYAQLVDAAGNALAIEKDYSSNYTHFVNSNFLNWDYKPLDELNSADNVNNSIDDRINLGIQYNFLKHFTGSLKYQYEHASSETKNYYSEATYYTRNLINQFTQINADGTVTTPIPNGGILQQINGYLLSQRGRAQLNYSNNWHQNQELNIIAGAEISNVRNESNANTIYGYDKETQTSYPAVDYSSSFSLNPTGSGIIPTILGFSGTTDRYISYFSNGAYTYLNKYTVSASGRIDKSNLFGVNTNQKSVPLYSTGIAWNLSKENFYHLSWLPDLKFRATYGYNGNINKSATAVTTIRKQSATGSNYTPLVESYIDNPGNPDLRWEKVRIINLGLDFASKNNIISGSLEYYTKKGTDLFGYLPIASSTGFTSFFGNTADINGNGLDITLNSKNIVTDGFKWTSNFLLTYVLDKVTKYDTKTTSASYIISSTATTIAPLTNRPLYAIYSYRWAGLDGQTGDPQGYLNNKVSRDYASILANTSSDDMVYSGPSRPTTYGSFRNNLSYKNFTLSINVIYKLNYYFRKASMTSSNLPYSATTDYYNRWQKPGDELTTHVPSIQFPPYDTSRDKFYQYSSVLVDKGDHIRLQDISLSYDVDKHKWRRMPFKNIQFYSYINNVGILWRANKDHLDPDLNTSSTLSYPLPRTISLGIKTQF